A window of the Streptomyces formicae genome harbors these coding sequences:
- a CDS encoding amino acid transporter, translating to MTTPFPTRTSRFRAWMLEGLSDMARHQKGVPAGPQAAHKGQRWWRVMCLTGVDYFSTLGYQPGIAALAAGLLSPIATIVLVIVTLAGALPVYRRVAEESPHGQGSIAMLERLLSFWKGKLFVLTLLGFAATDFLITITLSAADSSIHLVENPHVPGFLHGQQMLVTLLLIALLGAVFLKGFLEAIGVAVALVGVYLALNAVIVVVGLWHIATESHVVTDWSTALTTQHGNALAMIGVALIVFPKLALGLSGFETGVAVMPHVEGKPGDTEEKPAGRIRGTKKLLTTAALIMSVFLIATSFITTLLIPAKEFEQGGQANGRALAYLAHEHLGSAFGTVYDVATIAILWFAGASALAGLLNLMPQYLPRYGMAPHWARAVRPMVIVFILVAFLVTWIFDADVDAQGGAYATGVLVLICSASIAVTIAAHRAGQRNWTIAFGIISAVFLYTTALNIIERPDGVKIGACFIAGIILLSLASRLARAFELRVTGVTLDDMAERFVRDVSHRTARFIANEPGPRDIAEYRDKIRQIRADNDIPAEDDLVFVEVTVGDPSEFEAHLAVRGEVLHGRYRVLALESSSIPNALAAFLLHVRDVTGRRPHIYFEWSEGNPFTNFLRFFLFGQGEVAPVTREVLREAEPDRAHRPRVHVG from the coding sequence ATGACCACGCCCTTCCCCACTCGCACGAGCCGCTTTCGCGCGTGGATGCTGGAGGGCCTGTCCGACATGGCCAGGCACCAGAAGGGGGTGCCCGCCGGTCCGCAGGCCGCGCACAAGGGGCAGCGGTGGTGGCGGGTCATGTGCCTGACCGGCGTCGACTACTTCTCCACGCTCGGCTACCAGCCGGGCATCGCCGCGCTCGCGGCGGGGCTGCTGTCACCGATCGCCACCATCGTCCTGGTGATCGTCACCCTGGCGGGCGCGCTGCCGGTCTACCGGCGGGTGGCCGAGGAGAGTCCCCACGGCCAGGGCTCCATCGCCATGCTGGAGCGGCTGCTGTCGTTCTGGAAGGGCAAGCTGTTCGTCCTGACCCTGCTCGGCTTCGCCGCTACCGACTTCCTCATCACCATCACCCTGTCGGCGGCGGACTCCTCCATCCACCTGGTGGAGAACCCGCACGTGCCCGGCTTTCTGCACGGCCAGCAGATGCTCGTCACCTTGCTCCTGATCGCGCTCCTCGGGGCCGTGTTCCTCAAGGGCTTCCTGGAGGCGATCGGCGTCGCCGTCGCCCTGGTCGGGGTCTATCTGGCCCTGAACGCGGTCATCGTGGTGGTGGGTCTGTGGCACATCGCCACCGAATCCCACGTCGTCACCGACTGGTCCACCGCCCTGACCACCCAGCACGGAAACGCGCTGGCCATGATCGGGGTGGCACTGATCGTCTTCCCCAAGCTGGCACTGGGCCTGTCCGGCTTCGAGACCGGCGTCGCGGTCATGCCGCACGTGGAGGGCAAGCCCGGCGACACCGAGGAGAAGCCCGCGGGACGCATCCGGGGCACGAAGAAGCTGCTGACCACCGCCGCGCTGATCATGAGCGTGTTCCTGATCGCCACCAGCTTCATCACCACCCTGCTCATCCCGGCCAAGGAGTTCGAGCAGGGCGGCCAGGCCAACGGACGCGCCCTCGCCTACCTGGCGCACGAGCACCTCGGCAGCGCCTTCGGCACGGTCTACGACGTCGCCACCATCGCCATCCTCTGGTTCGCCGGCGCCTCCGCCCTGGCCGGGCTGCTGAACCTGATGCCCCAGTACCTCCCCCGCTACGGCATGGCCCCGCACTGGGCGCGCGCCGTGCGCCCCATGGTGATCGTCTTCATCCTCGTGGCGTTCCTCGTCACCTGGATCTTCGATGCCGACGTCGACGCCCAGGGCGGCGCGTACGCCACCGGCGTCCTCGTGCTGATCTGCTCCGCGTCGATCGCGGTGACGATCGCCGCCCACCGCGCCGGGCAGCGGAACTGGACGATCGCCTTCGGCATCATCTCGGCGGTCTTCCTCTACACCACCGCCCTCAACATCATCGAGCGCCCCGACGGCGTGAAGATCGGCGCCTGCTTCATCGCCGGCATCATCCTGCTGTCCCTGGCGTCCCGGCTCGCCCGCGCCTTCGAACTGCGTGTCACGGGCGTGACGCTGGACGACATGGCCGAGCGCTTCGTCCGCGACGTCTCCCATCGCACGGCCCGCTTCATCGCCAACGAGCCGGGCCCGCGCGACATCGCCGAGTACCGCGACAAGATCCGCCAGATCCGCGCCGACAACGACATCCCGGCCGAGGACGACCTCGTCTTCGTGGAGGTGACCGTCGGCGACCCCTCGGAGTTCGAGGCGCACCTGGCCGTACGCGGCGAGGTGCTGCACGGCCGCTACCGCGTCCTCGCCCTGGAGAGCTCCTCCATCCCCAACGCCCTGGCCGCCTTCCTGCTGCACGTACGCGACGTCACCGGCCGGCGCCCGCACATCTACTTCGAATGGTCCGAGGGCAACCCGTTCACCAACTTCCTCCGCTTCTTCCTCTTCGGCCAGGGCGAGGTCGCCCCCGTCACCCGCGAGGTGCTCCGCGAGGCCGAGCCGGACCGGGCGCACCGCCCACGCGTCCACGTCGGCTGA
- a CDS encoding APC family permease, translating to MSALTTEALPATSVEEPPDTGARHKLTAVTGLAALSLDAMASVAYGPEAIVLVLAAAGGYGLGFTLPVTLAIAGLLAVLVASYRQVIAAFPDGGGSYAVAKTHLGRRTSLVAAASLVLDYVLNVAVAVTAGVAALTSAFPGLYGDRLWLCLAVLVLITGVNLRGIVDSAKAFIAPTVVFVGSILVLIVVGLFRDAPASTEAAAGHASVLADNATTVGALLLLKAFASGCSALTGVEAIANAVPSFRAPAIRRAQHAEIALGALLGVMLIGLSVLISRFGLQPVEGVTVLAQLADASIGHNIGFYVIQFATMTLLALSANTSFGGLPVLLKLLSRDNYLPHVFGLKADRQVHRHGVLALAGVSAALLVFSGGDTNTLVPLFAIGVFVGFTIAQTGMVLHWRKTGGPRWAGKALLNGLGALLTGVSAVVVTATKFHDGAWLIVVALPLLVVAFELVHRAYGKIGERLGVGRIPEPPHRERSLVVVPVSSLTRLTSEALTAAVSLGDEVRAVTVCHPDAEDRAATAALERDWALWSPGVELVRVPSERRTLGRPVADYVRKLAVTDPGVQVTVLIPEVEPAHLWQRMLQNQRGAVVAHAVRRDTNAVICRLRFRLD from the coding sequence ATGTCCGCACTGACCACCGAGGCACTCCCCGCCACGAGCGTCGAGGAGCCCCCCGATACCGGTGCGCGCCACAAGCTGACCGCCGTCACCGGTCTTGCCGCGCTCTCGCTCGACGCGATGGCCTCGGTGGCGTACGGACCCGAGGCCATCGTCCTGGTCCTCGCCGCTGCCGGCGGCTACGGACTCGGCTTCACCCTCCCGGTCACACTCGCCATCGCTGGCCTGCTCGCCGTGCTGGTCGCCTCCTACCGTCAGGTCATCGCCGCCTTCCCGGACGGCGGCGGCTCGTACGCCGTCGCCAAGACGCACCTCGGCAGGCGCACCAGTCTCGTCGCGGCCGCCTCACTGGTCCTGGACTACGTCCTGAACGTCGCCGTCGCGGTCACCGCAGGTGTCGCCGCGCTCACCTCCGCCTTCCCCGGCCTGTACGGCGACCGCCTGTGGCTGTGCCTCGCCGTCCTGGTGCTGATCACGGGTGTGAACCTGCGGGGCATCGTCGACTCGGCGAAGGCGTTCATCGCGCCGACGGTCGTCTTCGTCGGCTCGATCCTGGTCCTGATCGTCGTCGGCCTCTTCCGCGACGCCCCCGCCTCCACCGAGGCGGCCGCCGGTCACGCCTCCGTGCTCGCGGACAACGCCACCACGGTCGGCGCACTGCTTCTGCTGAAAGCCTTCGCCTCGGGCTGCTCCGCCCTCACCGGCGTCGAGGCCATCGCCAACGCCGTGCCGTCCTTCCGGGCTCCTGCCATCCGCCGCGCCCAGCACGCCGAGATCGCACTCGGCGCGCTGCTCGGTGTGATGCTGATCGGCCTGTCCGTGCTGATCTCCCGCTTCGGGCTCCAGCCGGTCGAGGGCGTCACCGTCCTCGCGCAGCTCGCGGACGCCTCCATCGGCCACAACATCGGCTTCTACGTCATCCAGTTCGCCACCATGACCCTGCTGGCACTCTCCGCCAACACCTCCTTCGGCGGACTGCCCGTGCTGCTGAAACTGCTGTCCCGCGACAACTACCTGCCGCACGTCTTCGGACTGAAGGCCGACCGGCAGGTCCACCGCCACGGTGTGCTCGCCCTCGCCGGGGTCTCCGCCGCTCTGCTCGTCTTCTCCGGCGGCGACACCAACACCCTCGTCCCGCTCTTCGCGATCGGCGTCTTCGTCGGCTTCACCATCGCCCAGACCGGCATGGTCCTGCACTGGCGGAAGACGGGTGGCCCGCGCTGGGCGGGCAAGGCCCTGCTCAACGGCCTCGGCGCGCTGCTCACCGGCGTCTCGGCGGTCGTCGTGACGGCGACCAAGTTCCACGACGGCGCCTGGCTGATCGTCGTCGCGCTGCCGCTGCTCGTCGTCGCGTTCGAGCTCGTGCACCGCGCGTACGGGAAGATCGGCGAGCGCCTCGGCGTCGGCCGGATCCCCGAGCCGCCGCACCGGGAGCGGTCCCTGGTCGTTGTTCCCGTGTCCTCGCTGACCCGGCTCACCAGCGAGGCGCTCACCGCCGCTGTGTCGCTCGGCGACGAGGTCCGCGCGGTCACCGTCTGCCACCCGGACGCGGAGGACCGCGCAGCCACCGCGGCGCTGGAGCGGGACTGGGCACTGTGGAGCCCGGGTGTGGAGCTCGTCCGGGTGCCATCGGAGCGCCGTACCCTGGGCCGGCCCGTCGCCGACTACGTACGGAAGCTGGCGGTCACCGACCCCGGTGTCCAGGTCACGGTGCTGATCCCCGAGGTCGAGCCGGCACATCTGTGGCAGCGGATGCTGCAGAACCAGCGCGGGGCCGTGGTCGCCCACGCCGTGCGACGCGATACGAACGCCGTGATCTGCCGACTGCGCTTCCGGCTGGACTGA
- a CDS encoding MerR family transcriptional regulator, which translates to MLQPRPRGKVKWDDGLVITIGRLARYAGVSIKTIRVYHDKGLLPEPGRDASGYRRYGADDAIDLIKIRTLAEAGVPLARIRDLRSATDEEFQQALREIDDELAARIRGLQATRGRLRRLAAGQPAPLPTEVGAHLEDLAGWGFTPRWVDLQRDLWILVFATHPDRATTLFHDQATILTDPALRQLFLDYDRAHDLDPDDPGIDDLARRIAEAHRERYGPDEPPGPDAGSEIPALIQGTVNASSPAWQRLDTLIRAQLDV; encoded by the coding sequence ATGCTGCAACCCCGCCCCAGGGGCAAGGTCAAGTGGGACGATGGCCTCGTGATCACCATCGGCCGGCTGGCCAGGTACGCCGGAGTGTCGATCAAGACCATCCGCGTCTACCACGACAAGGGGCTGCTCCCCGAGCCCGGCCGCGATGCGTCCGGCTACCGCCGGTACGGTGCCGACGACGCCATCGACCTCATCAAGATCCGGACGCTCGCCGAAGCCGGTGTCCCCCTGGCCCGTATCCGGGACCTGAGATCGGCGACCGACGAGGAGTTCCAGCAGGCGCTGCGCGAGATCGACGACGAGCTCGCCGCCCGCATCCGTGGCCTGCAGGCGACGCGAGGGCGTCTGCGCCGGCTCGCCGCCGGGCAGCCTGCGCCGCTGCCCACCGAGGTCGGTGCCCACCTGGAGGACCTGGCCGGCTGGGGATTCACGCCTCGATGGGTGGACCTGCAACGCGACCTCTGGATCCTCGTGTTCGCCACTCACCCGGACCGTGCGACCACGCTGTTCCACGACCAGGCCACGATCCTGACCGATCCGGCGCTACGGCAGCTCTTCCTCGACTACGACCGCGCGCACGACCTCGACCCCGATGATCCCGGCATCGACGACCTCGCCCGCCGGATCGCCGAGGCGCATCGGGAACGCTACGGACCCGACGAACCGCCCGGGCCGGACGCAGGCTCCGAGATCCCCGCGCTCATCCAGGGCACGGTCAACGCCTCGTCCCCGGCATGGCAGCGACTCGACACGCTCATTCGCGCGCAACTGGACGTGTGA
- a CDS encoding DUF1707 SHOCT-like domain-containing protein, producing the protein MTSLPEDPSPLIGKDDRDTAVQRLQEAYAEGHISHEEMDERLHRALTARTHGELVSSLASLPKERAGTTSTIAAAGGRIRRRGAWRVPRTLKVESAFGRVHLDLSRAVIEHPVVDIELQLGTGRAKITVPRDAIVDVGDLHTGWKDTLYKARRRSRSVGPTIRISGIMGFGRLKIRHARR; encoded by the coding sequence GTGACCTCTCTGCCGGAAGACCCGTCGCCGCTGATCGGCAAAGACGACCGCGACACGGCCGTGCAGCGCCTTCAGGAGGCGTACGCCGAAGGGCACATCTCGCACGAGGAGATGGACGAGCGCCTCCACCGGGCGCTCACCGCCAGGACGCACGGCGAGCTCGTATCGTCTCTGGCCTCGCTCCCGAAGGAGAGGGCGGGCACCACGTCCACGATTGCCGCCGCCGGCGGAAGGATCCGGCGGCGCGGCGCATGGCGGGTACCTCGGACGCTCAAGGTCGAGTCCGCATTCGGAAGGGTGCACCTGGACCTGTCCCGGGCGGTCATCGAACATCCGGTGGTCGACATCGAGTTGCAGCTCGGCACCGGCAGGGCCAAGATCACGGTGCCTCGCGACGCGATCGTCGACGTCGGGGATCTGCACACCGGGTGGAAGGACACGCTGTACAAGGCCCGGCGGCGTTCCCGCTCCGTCGGGCCGACGATCCGGATCTCCGGGATCATGGGGTTCGGGCGGTTGAAAATCCGCCACGCGCGGCGTTGA
- the kdpF gene encoding K(+)-transporting ATPase subunit F, whose amino-acid sequence MSVENVVGLIVAVCLLGYLVAALINPEKF is encoded by the coding sequence ATGAGCGTGGAGAACGTGGTCGGACTCATCGTCGCCGTCTGTCTGCTCGGCTATCTCGTGGCAGCCCTGATCAACCCGGAGAAGTTCTGA
- a CDS encoding DUF418 domain-containing protein, whose translation MTTTDARHTLPQRGAVRGAERALAPDLARGMMLLFIVLSNTGFHLWAAERGPSGWQPVDGAWVDRTVQFMMITTVDLRVYPLFAFLFGYGMMQLYLRQTAAGTSERAAVGILRRRSLWLVLIGLLHATLLMAGDIVGYYGLLSLVLGWFFVRRSERALKWWIGIAAVQVVFFAAQPVVTALIQGELETLGDAGAEPGFQAYASGEENAFAALATRLTTGLFVTFVAAPLSLVGGGYLIFLLGFWAARRRVLEEPGRQLRLLRRTAVIGMTVGWLGGLPAALAHVGALDVPDDAQSEEGALTILRDVTGNAAGIGYVAAVALFVHWWTNRSGVRGRWGAAAVDAVSAVGKRSLSCYLTHSLIFSPLLAAWGLGLGAHLTSATMAAFAVGVWLVTVAASYALERAGRRGPAETVLRRLMYRS comes from the coding sequence GTGACGACCACTGATGCCAGGCACACCCTGCCGCAGCGCGGGGCGGTTCGAGGTGCGGAGCGGGCGCTCGCGCCCGATCTCGCGCGCGGGATGATGCTCCTGTTCATCGTGCTGTCCAACACCGGCTTCCATCTCTGGGCAGCCGAGCGCGGCCCCTCCGGATGGCAGCCGGTCGACGGCGCGTGGGTCGACCGCACCGTCCAGTTCATGATGATCACCACGGTGGATCTACGGGTCTATCCGCTCTTCGCCTTCCTCTTCGGCTACGGAATGATGCAGCTCTACCTGCGTCAGACCGCGGCGGGGACCTCGGAGCGCGCGGCGGTGGGGATCTTGCGCAGACGCAGCCTGTGGCTGGTTCTGATCGGACTGTTGCACGCCACCTTGCTGATGGCCGGCGACATCGTCGGCTACTACGGGCTGCTGAGCCTCGTCCTCGGTTGGTTCTTCGTCAGGCGCAGCGAGCGTGCCCTGAAATGGTGGATCGGCATCGCGGCCGTGCAAGTGGTGTTCTTCGCGGCGCAGCCGGTCGTGACAGCGCTGATCCAGGGCGAGTTGGAGACTCTGGGGGACGCGGGAGCAGAGCCGGGCTTCCAGGCGTACGCGTCGGGCGAGGAGAACGCGTTCGCGGCGCTCGCCACCCGGCTGACGACCGGGCTGTTCGTCACCTTCGTCGCCGCCCCGCTCTCCCTCGTCGGCGGTGGCTACCTGATCTTCCTGCTCGGCTTCTGGGCGGCGCGCCGCCGTGTCCTGGAAGAGCCCGGGCGCCAGCTGCGACTGCTGCGCCGCACCGCCGTCATCGGCATGACGGTCGGCTGGCTCGGTGGGCTCCCAGCGGCCCTGGCCCACGTCGGCGCACTCGACGTGCCGGATGACGCCCAGAGCGAGGAGGGGGCGCTGACCATCCTGCGGGACGTCACCGGGAACGCCGCGGGGATCGGCTACGTCGCCGCCGTCGCGCTGTTCGTCCACTGGTGGACCAACCGGAGCGGCGTGCGGGGCCGGTGGGGCGCGGCGGCCGTCGACGCGGTGTCCGCAGTCGGCAAGCGGTCGCTGTCCTGCTACCTCACCCACTCGCTGATCTTCTCACCACTGCTTGCGGCCTGGGGTCTGGGCCTGGGCGCGCATCTGACCAGCGCCACCATGGCGGCCTTCGCGGTCGGCGTGTGGCTGGTCACGGTGGCCGCGTCGTACGCCCTGGAACGCGCCGGACGCCGGGGCCCTGCCGAGACGGTGCTGCGGAGGCTGATGTATCGCTCCTGA
- a CDS encoding sensor histidine kinase, translated as MKLDEPPGVSQPPTRPGQLKVFLGAAPGVGKTCRMLDEGRRRAARGTDVVAGYVECHGRPLTEAKLDGLETLERARIAYRGRTYPELDVDAVLRRRPEVVLVDELAHSNAPGCRNAKRWQDVEELLAAGIDVVTAVNVQHLESFNDVVEKITRVPQHATVPDDVVRRAHQIELVDMPPEALRRRMAHGDIYPPEKIDAALAHYFRAGNLTALRELALLWVADRVDEALQKYRSEHGIGGVWETRERVAVALTGGPEGETLIRRAARIAARSARGELLAVHVARSDGLAGGSSAAALGRQRRLVESLGGSYHSVMGDDVPTALVEFARAENATQLVLGTSRRGRLERFLTGRGIGDTTVALSSDIDVHMVTHERAGCGRLLPSRRRTLPASRLVAGPVAGLLLPVLLTFVLDRTRGTLNLTSEALLFLVTVVGVACIGGVVSALVAAVTASLLLNYWFMPPIGAFTFSDPDSTLALGVFALVAVVVAGVVDRSLRLSRRAARATAEAETLSSLAGSVVRGDHTVDALLTRTRETFAVDSAELAEQPVDDPAATQVSVGDGLHLVLRGRTLPASERRVLAAFAAHVTAAVERARLAEAAAEVEPVRAADRMRTALLAAVSHDLRTPLAAGWAAVGSLRSPDVDFTAGERDELLATADESMARLSRLIDNLLDMSRLQAGALTLNLRATALEEVLPAALESVPADAPLPLIRDLGEVPPMLADPPLLERVIANLVSNAVRYSPPGQPVLITASALAGRVELRVVDRGPGLPPTDRERIFEPFQRFGDTDNTTGVGLGLALARGLTEAMAGTLAPEDTPGGGLTMVLSLPFAETVGAHLPWGRDTQHGTGVT; from the coding sequence CTGAAGCTCGACGAACCGCCGGGCGTATCGCAGCCGCCGACACGCCCGGGACAGCTCAAGGTCTTCCTCGGTGCCGCCCCCGGCGTCGGCAAGACCTGTCGGATGCTCGACGAAGGCAGGCGCAGGGCCGCGCGCGGCACCGATGTGGTGGCGGGGTACGTGGAGTGCCACGGCCGTCCGCTGACCGAGGCGAAACTCGACGGCCTGGAGACCCTGGAGCGGGCCCGGATCGCCTACCGCGGCCGCACGTACCCCGAGCTCGACGTGGACGCCGTGCTCCGGCGGCGTCCCGAGGTGGTGCTGGTCGACGAGCTCGCCCATTCGAACGCGCCGGGCTGCCGCAACGCCAAACGCTGGCAGGACGTGGAGGAGCTGCTGGCGGCAGGGATCGACGTGGTCACCGCCGTCAACGTCCAGCATCTGGAGTCTTTCAACGACGTCGTCGAGAAGATCACGAGAGTCCCGCAGCACGCGACCGTCCCCGACGACGTCGTACGCCGCGCGCACCAGATCGAGCTCGTGGACATGCCCCCCGAGGCGCTGCGCCGGCGGATGGCCCACGGCGACATCTACCCGCCCGAGAAGATCGACGCCGCGCTCGCCCACTACTTCCGGGCGGGCAACCTCACCGCGTTGCGCGAACTCGCGCTGCTGTGGGTGGCCGACCGCGTCGACGAGGCGCTCCAGAAGTACCGCTCGGAGCACGGGATAGGCGGTGTCTGGGAAACCCGGGAGCGCGTCGCGGTGGCGCTGACCGGTGGTCCTGAGGGCGAGACGCTGATCCGCCGGGCCGCCCGGATCGCCGCGCGGTCCGCACGGGGCGAACTGCTCGCGGTGCATGTGGCGCGCAGCGACGGTCTGGCAGGGGGCAGTTCGGCCGCGGCTCTCGGCCGCCAGCGGCGGCTCGTCGAGAGCCTGGGCGGCAGCTACCACTCGGTCATGGGCGACGACGTACCCACAGCGCTCGTGGAGTTCGCCCGTGCCGAGAACGCCACCCAACTCGTCCTCGGCACCAGTCGGCGCGGCCGACTGGAACGATTCCTCACCGGTCGCGGCATCGGCGACACGACCGTCGCGCTCTCCAGCGACATCGACGTCCACATGGTCACGCACGAGCGGGCGGGCTGCGGCCGGCTGCTGCCCTCCCGGCGCCGCACACTGCCCGCCTCCCGGCTCGTGGCGGGACCGGTGGCGGGCCTGCTCCTGCCCGTGCTGCTCACCTTTGTGCTGGACCGCACCCGGGGCACCCTCAACCTGACCAGCGAGGCACTGCTGTTCCTGGTGACGGTCGTGGGCGTCGCGTGCATCGGGGGAGTCGTCTCCGCGCTCGTCGCCGCGGTGACCGCATCCCTGCTGCTCAACTACTGGTTCATGCCGCCGATCGGCGCGTTCACGTTCAGCGACCCCGACAGCACGCTGGCGCTGGGGGTGTTCGCCCTGGTCGCTGTCGTCGTGGCCGGTGTCGTGGACCGCTCCCTGCGGCTGTCGCGACGCGCCGCACGGGCCACCGCCGAGGCGGAAACGCTGTCATCGCTCGCAGGCTCCGTCGTCCGCGGCGACCACACGGTGGATGCGCTCCTGACCCGTACCCGCGAGACCTTCGCCGTCGACTCCGCGGAGCTCGCCGAGCAACCGGTGGACGACCCCGCCGCCACCCAGGTCTCCGTGGGCGACGGCCTGCACCTCGTCCTGCGAGGCCGTACGCTCCCCGCTTCCGAGCGCCGCGTGCTGGCAGCCTTCGCCGCCCACGTCACCGCCGCTGTCGAACGGGCCCGGCTCGCCGAGGCCGCCGCCGAGGTCGAGCCGGTCCGGGCGGCCGACCGGATGCGGACCGCGCTGCTCGCGGCGGTCAGCCACGACCTGCGCACCCCGCTCGCCGCCGGATGGGCGGCCGTCGGCTCCCTGCGCAGCCCCGATGTGGACTTCACGGCCGGGGAACGCGACGAACTGCTCGCCACGGCCGACGAGTCGATGGCCCGGCTCAGCCGCCTGATCGACAACCTGCTGGACATGAGCAGGCTTCAGGCAGGCGCCCTGACCCTGAATCTGCGGGCCACCGCGTTGGAGGAGGTCCTGCCCGCGGCCCTGGAATCCGTGCCCGCGGACGCGCCGCTGCCCCTGATCCGGGACCTGGGGGAGGTACCGCCCATGCTCGCGGATCCACCGCTGCTGGAGCGGGTGATCGCGAACCTGGTGAGCAACGCCGTCCGTTACTCACCCCCCGGCCAGCCGGTGCTGATCACCGCGAGTGCGCTGGCCGGCCGGGTCGAACTGCGGGTCGTCGACCGGGGCCCCGGCCTCCCGCCCACCGACCGGGAGCGGATCTTCGAACCGTTCCAGCGGTTCGGCGACACCGACAACACCACCGGCGTCGGCCTCGGCCTCGCGCTTGCCCGCGGCCTGACCGAGGCCATGGCCGGAACACTCGCCCCGGAGGACACTCCAGGAGGGGGCCTGACCATGGTCCTCTCCCTGCCCTTCGCCGAGACGGTCGGCGCGCACCTGCCGTGGGGCCGTGATACGCAGCACGGCACAGGGGTCACATGA
- a CDS encoding GNAT family N-acetyltransferase — protein sequence MDRPDRPRAVAVSAGNHALLRGEAGVLAQGALAPLTGHCIEAPARFLPAIGAAFQRVVPWERPVYVHRVVPVTSPCPPRGVTVRRLTADDAPALAALVSDAAWIHDSWGGPYALATSGLGVAAFHKEQILAVAGTYILGSAYEDIAVVTTPGHRRRHLALACVTSLCYVHHAAGRPAPPGARRAA from the coding sequence GTGGACCGTCCCGACCGGCCGCGGGCCGTCGCCGTCTCGGCCGGGAATCACGCACTGCTGCGCGGCGAGGCCGGAGTCCTCGCCCAGGGCGCGCTCGCCCCGCTCACCGGTCACTGCATCGAGGCTCCCGCGCGCTTTCTGCCCGCCATCGGCGCTGCCTTCCAGCGGGTCGTGCCATGGGAGCGCCCGGTATACGTGCACAGGGTGGTTCCCGTCACGTCTCCCTGCCCGCCGCGAGGCGTCACCGTGCGGCGGCTGACGGCCGATGACGCCCCTGCACTGGCCGCACTCGTCTCCGACGCGGCGTGGATCCACGACAGCTGGGGCGGCCCGTACGCACTCGCCACCTCCGGGCTCGGAGTGGCCGCGTTCCACAAGGAGCAGATCCTGGCCGTCGCCGGCACGTACATCCTCGGCAGCGCCTACGAGGACATCGCCGTCGTCACCACCCCCGGCCACCGCCGTCGGCACCTCGCGCTGGCCTGCGTCACGAGCCTGTGCTACGTGCATCACGCGGCGGGCCGGCCCGCCCCGCCAGGGGCGCGACGGGCAGCCTGA